A single window of Paraburkholderia youngii DNA harbors:
- a CDS encoding transposase — protein sequence MTGSQYRQAIPTNLSLEQFVLPYLSRGRRGPAPTLALHTIFNYVLQLLYTGCQWKALPIRMNGKGRPEIHYTRIYWALRRWEADGCIDRIFAGSVHKLLQDGRLDLTVIHGDGTTTAAKKGGDNLGYSGHKHLKGCKIVAFCDRECNIIAPFVTAPGNRNESPLLREALLGLTAMARAIGMDLHGSTVSLDGVYDCRANRKAIFNRGMIPNIPENPRGRKTPKRGRKQRFDPAVFEERFRTIERLFAWEDTH from the coding sequence ATGACCGGAAGTCAATACAGGCAAGCGATTCCCACGAATTTGAGTCTTGAGCAATTTGTCTTGCCGTATCTGAGCCGGGGCCGACGTGGGCCGGCTCCAACGTTGGCGTTGCATACAATCTTCAATTACGTCCTGCAACTGCTTTACACCGGGTGCCAGTGGAAAGCGCTGCCGATCAGGATGAACGGCAAAGGCCGCCCCGAGATTCATTACACGCGTATTTATTGGGCACTGCGGCGCTGGGAGGCCGATGGCTGCATCGACCGGATTTTTGCCGGCTCGGTGCACAAGCTTCTTCAGGACGGGCGGCTGGATCTCACGGTCATTCACGGCGACGGCACCACCACGGCGGCGAAGAAAGGCGGCGACAACCTCGGGTATAGCGGCCACAAGCATCTCAAGGGCTGCAAGATCGTCGCCTTCTGCGATCGCGAGTGCAACATCATCGCGCCGTTCGTGACGGCCCCGGGCAACCGCAATGAATCGCCGCTGTTGCGCGAGGCGCTGCTCGGACTCACCGCAATGGCCCGCGCCATTGGCATGGACCTGCACGGCTCAACCGTCAGTCTGGACGGCGTCTACGACTGCCGGGCCAACCGCAAGGCGATCTTCAATCGCGGCATGATCCCGAACATCCCGGAGAACCCGCGTGGGCGCAAAACACCGAAGCGCGGCCGCAAGCAGCGCTTTGATCCGGCCGTCTTCGAGGAGCGCTTCCGGACCATCGAGCGGCTCTTCGCGTGGGAAGACACCCATTAG
- a CDS encoding tyrosine-type recombinase/integrase, protein MSAADLPSLVQRFFTQRLLEQQGLSSHTVASYRDTFRLLLAFATNHIGRAPSKLRIEDFDVSLIEEFLRHLEHSRGNSVRTRNTRLAAVHAFFRFVAVSEPALFLQCQRVLAIPSKRCEHGPVEFLTESEAAALVGAPDVRTWTGTRDRALLLVAVQTGLRNSELTTLRRQDVMLGTGAHVRCLGKGRKTRCTPLRPDVVAVLKQWLLYQPGEPGDPVFPSSRGGHLSADALQQLVSRNAEIARLSCPSLKKKSITPHTLRHTAAMSLMHHGVDLTVIALWLGHESSETTQIYLHADMPLKERALAHATASGVAPTRYKPPDPLLAFLEAL, encoded by the coding sequence GTGAGCGCCGCCGATCTTCCATCACTCGTTCAGCGCTTCTTTACCCAGCGCCTGCTCGAGCAGCAAGGTCTAAGTTCGCATACGGTGGCAAGTTACCGTGATACGTTCCGGCTGCTGCTAGCGTTTGCCACGAACCATATCGGACGCGCGCCGTCAAAGCTGCGCATCGAGGACTTCGATGTGTCGTTGATCGAGGAATTCCTGCGGCACCTCGAACACAGCAGAGGGAATTCGGTGCGGACACGCAACACGCGGCTTGCTGCCGTGCATGCCTTCTTCCGGTTCGTCGCGGTCAGCGAGCCTGCGCTGTTTCTGCAGTGTCAGCGCGTTCTTGCAATTCCATCTAAACGCTGCGAGCACGGCCCTGTTGAGTTTCTGACAGAGAGCGAGGCCGCCGCTCTGGTAGGGGCGCCTGACGTACGAACGTGGACCGGCACCCGAGACCGAGCGCTGCTTCTTGTAGCGGTTCAAACGGGTCTGCGCAACAGCGAATTGACCACTCTCCGGCGCCAGGATGTGATGCTCGGTACAGGCGCCCACGTCCGTTGCCTCGGCAAAGGCAGAAAGACGAGATGCACTCCTCTGCGACCGGATGTTGTTGCAGTCCTGAAGCAGTGGCTGCTGTATCAACCAGGCGAACCAGGCGATCCGGTCTTCCCCAGTTCGCGCGGTGGTCATCTCAGTGCCGATGCTCTTCAGCAACTCGTGTCGCGTAACGCCGAAATCGCGCGCCTCTCGTGCCCCTCGCTGAAGAAGAAATCAATAACGCCTCATACGCTTCGGCACACGGCCGCGATGAGCCTGATGCATCACGGCGTCGACCTGACCGTGATCGCGCTCTGGCTCGGTCACGAGTCCTCCGAGACTACTCAGATCTATTTGCACGCCGACATGCCACTCAAGGAACGCGCGCTCGCGCACGCGACGGCGAGTGGTGTTGCACCGACACGCTACAAACCTCCAGATCCGTTGCTCGCCTTCCTGGAGGCTCTCTGA
- a CDS encoding sensor histidine kinase, whose amino-acid sequence MDRMIRGSNAKLSDASAGLPVPGKQLLDEYAREAVLVVIGNALIAAGLTVVGMGKGLGENLVFSEAIGLSIMLLLHVGRFRLQRKNALTAPRLAIVMVGAIIAGAAIGRVIASALLGLDIGKTFASKDLATTGWIALVATLLVTWYGWSRARIAGLREQVARTAWLQEAAEKTALRARLQALQAQIEPHFLFNTLATLDSLIVSDPPRARELLGSLNRFLRATLEASRAESETLADQFAVLDSILAVHAMRLGPRLAYALDLPADCGNLAVPPMLLQPLVENALKHGVQVTVTGGRIEVRAKRGEQHVELIVADTGSGFGATPATQGTGIGLANVRERLAALYGERASLTLVENVPQGTIAKILLPVDNARHPQESVRP is encoded by the coding sequence ATGGATCGCATGATTCGTGGCAGTAACGCCAAACTCTCCGATGCGTCCGCCGGGTTACCCGTCCCGGGAAAACAACTGCTGGACGAATATGCGCGCGAGGCCGTACTCGTCGTCATCGGCAACGCATTGATTGCGGCGGGCCTGACCGTGGTCGGCATGGGGAAAGGCCTTGGCGAAAACCTCGTCTTCAGCGAGGCGATAGGGCTGTCGATCATGCTGCTGCTCCACGTCGGCCGCTTTCGTCTTCAGCGGAAGAACGCACTCACTGCGCCAAGGCTTGCCATCGTGATGGTTGGCGCAATCATCGCTGGCGCCGCGATCGGACGGGTGATCGCGAGCGCGCTGCTGGGCCTCGACATCGGCAAGACGTTCGCCTCCAAAGACCTCGCCACGACGGGCTGGATCGCGCTGGTCGCGACGCTGCTGGTCACCTGGTATGGCTGGTCGCGAGCCCGGATCGCCGGGCTGCGCGAACAGGTGGCCCGAACTGCATGGCTGCAGGAGGCCGCCGAAAAAACCGCGTTGCGCGCTCGCTTGCAGGCATTGCAGGCGCAGATCGAACCACACTTTCTCTTCAACACGCTGGCGACCCTGGATAGCCTGATCGTGTCCGATCCGCCGCGCGCACGCGAACTGCTCGGGAGCCTCAACCGCTTTTTGCGGGCAACGCTTGAAGCGTCGCGGGCCGAAAGCGAGACGCTCGCGGATCAGTTTGCGGTGCTGGATTCGATACTTGCCGTGCACGCAATGCGCCTCGGCCCGAGACTCGCCTATGCGCTCGATCTCCCTGCCGATTGCGGGAACCTCGCGGTGCCGCCGATGCTGCTTCAGCCGCTCGTCGAAAACGCACTGAAGCATGGTGTTCAGGTTACGGTGACAGGTGGGCGGATCGAGGTGAGAGCAAAGCGCGGCGAACAGCACGTCGAGCTCATTGTCGCCGACACGGGGTCAGGCTTCGGTGCGACGCCGGCGACGCAGGGCACGGGCATCGGACTGGCGAACGTGCGGGAGCGCCTTGCAGCACTCTATGGCGAGCGCGCTTCACTGACGCTCGTCGAGAACGTGCCGCAAGGTACCATCGCGAAAATCCTGCTTCCGGTGGACAATGCCCGTCATCCGCAAGAGAGTGTGAGGCCATGA
- a CDS encoding LytR/AlgR family response regulator transcription factor — protein MKIRQPRPAAQNDSGKAFSPEVSRAPTALIAEDEPLIAAALQRELTAAWPDLQILATVGNGQHAIERIVALQPDVAFLDISMPGSTGLDVARACTKLAAPPQIVFVTAYDQYALDAFDAAAIDYLLKPVDATRLARTIDRLCVRLSRAPTDAMPGAQMQAHLQRLLCQLEQITRSTAPENRAQASDQRPPLRYLRASSGSDIRIVPVEDVLYFEAADKYVVVATRTGELLIRMSLKELVAQLDPARFWQVHRSTVVNVDKVESASVSALGKTSIKLRGHDGAIAVSKQYAHMFRQM, from the coding sequence ATGAAGATCCGCCAGCCCCGCCCTGCGGCACAGAACGATAGCGGCAAGGCCTTTTCGCCGGAGGTGTCTCGCGCGCCGACCGCGCTGATCGCCGAGGACGAACCGCTCATCGCAGCCGCGCTTCAGCGGGAGCTGACGGCGGCCTGGCCGGATTTGCAGATTCTCGCGACGGTCGGTAACGGCCAGCATGCCATCGAGCGCATCGTCGCCTTGCAGCCGGACGTTGCCTTCCTCGACATTTCAATGCCGGGATCGACCGGGCTCGACGTTGCGCGCGCGTGCACGAAGCTCGCGGCGCCGCCACAGATCGTGTTCGTGACCGCCTACGATCAATACGCGTTGGACGCGTTCGATGCCGCCGCGATCGACTATCTTCTGAAGCCCGTCGATGCCACGCGGCTCGCGCGCACGATCGACAGGTTGTGCGTTCGGCTTTCGCGCGCGCCAACAGATGCGATGCCCGGCGCCCAGATGCAAGCTCATTTGCAACGACTGCTCTGCCAGCTGGAGCAGATCACGCGCAGCACCGCGCCGGAGAATCGCGCGCAGGCCAGCGACCAGAGGCCGCCGCTTCGCTATCTGCGCGCATCCAGCGGCAGCGACATCAGGATAGTGCCGGTGGAAGATGTGCTGTACTTCGAGGCTGCCGACAAGTATGTCGTCGTCGCGACGCGAACGGGCGAACTGCTGATCCGGATGAGCCTGAAGGAGTTAGTTGCGCAACTGGACCCGGCTCGCTTCTGGCAGGTGCACCGAAGCACCGTGGTGAACGTCGATAAGGTAGAGAGTGCATCGGTCAGCGCGCTAGGGAAAACGTCAATCAAGCTGCGCGGCCACGATGGCGCGATCGCCGTCAGCAAACAATACGCACACATGTTCCGGCAGATGTAA
- a CDS encoding site-specific integrase — MPTFLTPEQQEALIASADQSTTTGLRDYAILLLLARLGLRAGEIVAIELDDIHWRSGELVVHGKGQMVEHVPLPSEVGEAIATYLRDGREASASRRVFLRRLAPRVGLAGPGAIGKIVGQAFARAGFRPACRGAAHLFRHGLATTMIRHGASMAEIAEVLRHRSPDSTAIYATVAFEDLREVARSWPTAGGSI, encoded by the coding sequence GTGCCAACGTTCCTCACGCCTGAGCAGCAAGAAGCTCTCATTGCATCGGCAGACCAGTCGACCACGACTGGGCTTCGTGACTACGCAATCCTGCTGTTGTTGGCGCGGCTTGGCTTACGTGCCGGAGAAATCGTCGCAATCGAGCTCGACGACATTCACTGGCGTTCGGGGGAACTCGTCGTTCATGGAAAGGGGCAGATGGTCGAGCACGTCCCGCTGCCATCGGAGGTCGGAGAAGCAATCGCAACATATCTCCGCGATGGTCGCGAAGCGAGTGCATCGCGGCGCGTCTTCCTTCGCAGATTGGCACCTCGGGTTGGTTTGGCGGGGCCGGGGGCGATTGGCAAGATTGTTGGTCAGGCCTTCGCACGTGCCGGTTTCCGCCCCGCGTGCCGTGGCGCCGCACATCTGTTCCGTCACGGTCTGGCGACGACGATGATTCGTCATGGGGCCTCGATGGCAGAAATAGCCGAGGTCTTGCGACACCGCTCACCGGACAGTACCGCGATCTATGCAACGGTGGCGTTTGAGGACCTGCGCGAGGTCGCGCGCTCGTGGCCCACGGCTGGAGGTTCAATATGA
- a CDS encoding tyrosine-type recombinase/integrase: MTAIRDSLARYVAVRRALGASFYEPALALGHFVDLLEHEDAEFITTDLALRWAMTPTLVERATWGRRLSQVRGFARWMNLIDGRNQIPPAGLLSARRRRNAPHIYTEHEIDLLMARAAQLRSRTGLRALTYSTLIGLLVATGLRPGEAFRLDRSDVDLVSGILSIRESKFGKSRCVPVTESTRLALEHYVQKRDQICPLRLSEAFLVSERGKRLKPGTARSMFVRMSRAVGLRPATEDGRDGYGPRLQDFRHSFATGRLVEWYRAGLDVSRELPKLTAYLGHVNVGLTYWYIEAVPELLELAAAYLDKNCPGEQS, from the coding sequence ATGACTGCGATCCGCGATTCTCTCGCTCGGTACGTGGCGGTCCGCCGGGCTCTCGGGGCGTCATTCTACGAACCTGCATTGGCACTCGGCCATTTCGTTGATCTTCTCGAACATGAAGATGCTGAGTTCATTACTACCGATCTGGCTCTGCGCTGGGCAATGACGCCCACACTCGTCGAACGTGCCACCTGGGGGCGACGCCTCTCTCAAGTAAGAGGATTCGCCAGATGGATGAACCTCATTGACGGTCGAAACCAGATTCCCCCCGCGGGGCTCCTGAGTGCCCGCAGACGGCGCAATGCCCCGCATATTTACACTGAGCACGAAATTGATCTGCTTATGGCCCGAGCCGCTCAACTGCGATCCCGAACCGGCTTGCGAGCACTGACCTATTCGACGCTCATTGGGCTTCTTGTGGCGACGGGTCTCAGGCCAGGCGAAGCGTTTCGGCTCGACCGGTCCGACGTTGACCTCGTCAGCGGAATACTCTCCATCCGGGAATCGAAGTTCGGCAAATCGCGCTGTGTTCCTGTAACAGAGTCGACCCGGTTGGCACTCGAACACTACGTCCAGAAACGCGATCAAATCTGTCCTTTACGGTTGAGCGAGGCGTTCCTGGTTAGTGAGCGCGGCAAGCGACTGAAGCCCGGCACTGCACGCAGCATGTTCGTCAGAATGTCGCGCGCTGTCGGTCTGCGACCGGCGACAGAGGATGGGCGCGATGGTTACGGTCCACGCCTCCAGGACTTCCGGCATAGCTTCGCGACTGGACGGCTGGTCGAGTGGTATCGTGCCGGTCTCGACGTAAGTAGGGAATTGCCGAAACTTACCGCCTACCTCGGGCATGTCAACGTCGGTCTTACGTACTGGTACATCGAAGCGGTTCCTGAATTGCTTGAACTTGCGGCAGCCTATCTCGACAAGAACTGTCCAGGAGAACAGTCGTGA
- a CDS encoding IS110 family transposase, with the protein MNATTYGLDVAKRIFQMYWVDSQTGEIANRRFRRDELIAFLARRPAGRVAIEACGSAHWWARKIKALGHEVVLLHAKFIRPFVQTNKTDAADARAIWTAVQQPGMRTVAAKTEDQQAMLGLHRMRSLLIKFRTMQVNQLRGLLYEFGVSFRAGRAAGLAEIRARMAELEEVLPGSIIRALQDQLRRIDGIEQDINQLEKQIGGCHKQEAACRAIAEVPGIGRLTATALVAAIGDARTFRSGREFASFLGLVPRQSGTGGKIRLGAISRRGDPYLRTLLIHGARSVMCHTKVPTPWQKAIQDRRPANVATVALANKMARTAWAILAHGSTYERNHVSVRPA; encoded by the coding sequence ATGAATGCTACGACATACGGTCTGGATGTTGCGAAGCGGATTTTCCAGATGTACTGGGTCGACTCGCAAACCGGCGAGATAGCCAATCGGCGCTTCCGACGCGACGAGCTCATCGCGTTTCTGGCGCGGCGGCCTGCTGGCCGTGTGGCGATTGAAGCATGCGGCAGTGCGCACTGGTGGGCTCGCAAGATCAAGGCACTCGGGCACGAGGTGGTGTTGTTGCATGCGAAGTTCATCCGACCGTTTGTGCAAACGAACAAGACCGACGCGGCCGATGCGCGGGCGATCTGGACGGCAGTCCAGCAGCCCGGAATGCGAACGGTCGCGGCAAAGACAGAAGACCAGCAGGCCATGCTCGGTCTTCACCGTATGCGCTCACTGCTGATCAAGTTTCGCACCATGCAGGTGAACCAGTTGCGAGGCCTTCTCTATGAGTTCGGCGTGTCATTTCGAGCAGGACGCGCTGCTGGTCTCGCTGAGATCCGGGCACGCATGGCGGAACTCGAGGAGGTCCTGCCTGGATCGATAATCCGCGCCCTGCAGGACCAGTTGAGACGCATTGATGGAATTGAGCAGGATATCAATCAGCTTGAGAAGCAAATAGGGGGCTGCCACAAGCAGGAAGCGGCATGTCGGGCAATTGCGGAAGTACCCGGTATTGGCAGGCTTACCGCCACTGCGCTGGTCGCTGCGATCGGAGATGCAAGAACGTTCAGGTCCGGGCGCGAGTTTGCCTCGTTCCTCGGGTTGGTGCCCCGGCAATCCGGCACCGGCGGAAAGATCCGGTTGGGAGCGATCTCCCGCCGAGGTGATCCGTACCTGCGCACGCTATTGATCCACGGCGCACGCTCGGTGATGTGCCACACGAAGGTGCCAACTCCATGGCAGAAGGCGATCCAGGACCGACGACCGGCAAATGTCGCGACCGTCGCCCTTGCCAACAAGATGGCACGCACCGCATGGGCCATTCTGGCCCACGGCAGCACGTATGAGAGGAATCACGTCAGCGTAAGACCCGCTTAG
- a CDS encoding DUF2306 domain-containing protein gives MPAIIAAHIATAIFSVILGTAVLLAKKGTPRHKWLGRFWAVAMLATALSSFDIRELSPGHFSWVHGLSLLTIVSLGRATWAIRQGNIRGHQLAMRGSLIGLVMAGIAAVATPHRLLNLIVTGWIA, from the coding sequence ATGCCTGCCATTATCGCCGCGCATATCGCCACTGCCATCTTTTCTGTCATACTCGGAACCGCTGTTCTCCTGGCCAAAAAGGGAACGCCGCGCCACAAGTGGCTCGGTCGATTCTGGGCCGTGGCTATGCTCGCTACTGCCCTCAGTTCGTTCGACATTCGGGAACTGAGCCCGGGACATTTTTCCTGGGTGCACGGGCTGTCGTTGCTCACAATCGTCAGCTTAGGGCGGGCGACCTGGGCGATTCGGCAAGGCAACATCCGCGGTCACCAGCTTGCGATGCGCGGGTCGCTCATCGGTCTCGTCATGGCCGGTATCGCAGCAGTGGCTACACCGCACCGCCTGCTGAATCTCATTGTGACGGGATGGATCGCATGA